The following proteins are co-located in the Methylomonas sp. 11b genome:
- a CDS encoding SRPBCC family protein codes for MIKTILIVLAMAIVCILIYAATKPDNFRVQRSISIRATPETIFPLINDLHSMQTWSAWEKVDPGMKRTYSGAASGPGSIYEWEGNQEIGQGRIEILDAAAPAKITIRMDFIKPFPARNTLEFVLQAEAGSTRVTQAIFGPSPYISKVMSLVFSMDKMIGGKFAESLAELKTIAEKQSAISISEEKP; via the coding sequence ATGATCAAAACCATACTAATTGTCTTGGCCATGGCAATTGTCTGCATACTTATTTATGCGGCGACCAAACCCGATAACTTCCGCGTACAACGTTCGATCTCTATCAGAGCAACCCCGGAAACGATTTTTCCGTTGATCAACGATTTGCACAGCATGCAGACTTGGTCGGCTTGGGAAAAAGTGGACCCTGGCATGAAGCGGACTTACAGCGGCGCTGCCAGCGGGCCGGGCTCAATTTATGAATGGGAAGGCAACCAGGAAATCGGCCAAGGGCGCATAGAGATTCTCGACGCGGCGGCACCTGCGAAAATAACCATCCGGATGGATTTCATCAAACCGTTTCCGGCGCGAAACACCCTGGAATTTGTTCTGCAAGCCGAAGCCGGCTCCACTCGGGTGACACAAGCGATTTTCGGCCCTAGCCCCTATATTTCCAAAGTCATGAGCCTGGTGTTCAGTATGGACAAGATGATAGGCGGGAAATTCGCAGAAAGTTTGGCCGAGCTAAAGACCATCGCCGAAAAGCAATCAGCTATTTCAATTTCAGAGGAAAAGCCATGA
- the wrbA gene encoding NAD(P)H:quinone oxidoreductase encodes MAKILILYYSRDGSTARMAQQIGRGVESVAGAEAVLRTVPEVSAVCEKIADSIPDAGAPYASLQDLETCDGLALGSPTHFGNMAASLKHFLDGTTALWFSGALSGKPAGVFTSTGSMHGGQETTLLSMMLPLMHHGMLLMSLPCNEIALRETVSGGTPYGPSHVADTDAELTDHEKRLCWVLGERLAKAALALRV; translated from the coding sequence ATGGCGAAGATCTTGATCCTGTATTACAGCCGCGACGGCAGCACCGCGCGCATGGCCCAGCAGATCGGCCGGGGTGTGGAGTCGGTGGCCGGTGCGGAAGCGGTGTTGCGCACGGTGCCGGAAGTATCGGCGGTGTGCGAGAAAATCGCCGACAGCATTCCCGATGCCGGCGCGCCGTACGCCAGTTTGCAGGACCTGGAAACCTGCGACGGCTTGGCGCTGGGCAGCCCGACGCATTTCGGCAATATGGCGGCCTCGTTAAAGCATTTTCTGGATGGCACGACCGCGTTGTGGTTCTCCGGCGCTTTGTCCGGCAAGCCCGCCGGCGTGTTTACCTCTACCGGCAGCATGCATGGCGGTCAGGAAACCACGCTGTTATCGATGATGCTGCCTTTGATGCATCACGGCATGTTGTTGATGAGCCTACCCTGTAACGAAATTGCACTGCGCGAAACGGTCAGCGGTGGCACGCCTTATGGTCCCAGCCATGTCGCCGACACCGATGCCGAACTCACCGATCATGAAAAACGTTTGTGTTGGGTGCTGGGCGAGCGTTTGGCTAAGGCGGCTTTGGCTTTGAGAGTCTGA
- the arsC gene encoding arsenate reductase (glutaredoxin) (This arsenate reductase requires both glutathione and glutaredoxin to convert arsenate to arsenite, after which the efflux transporter formed by ArsA and ArsB can extrude the arsenite from the cell, providing resistance.), with product MSVKIYHNPRCGKSRDTLKLLEAQGLTPEVVEYLKAPPTAAELQDILSKLNIKPRELMRTKEPEYKENGLDDKSLSDTDLIEAMIRVPKLIERPIVLKDGKAAIGRPPENVLAIL from the coding sequence ATGAGCGTCAAAATCTATCACAACCCGCGTTGCGGCAAATCCCGCGACACCTTAAAACTACTGGAAGCGCAAGGCCTCACCCCGGAAGTGGTTGAATATCTTAAAGCCCCGCCGACCGCCGCTGAACTACAAGACATCCTCAGCAAGCTAAACATCAAGCCGCGCGAATTGATGCGCACCAAAGAGCCGGAATATAAAGAAAACGGCTTGGACGATAAATCCTTAAGCGATACGGATTTGATCGAAGCGATGATCAGAGTCCCCAAATTGATCGAACGGCCCATCGTATTGAAAGACGGCAAAGCCGCCATCGGCCGGCCGCCGGAAAACGTGTTGGCGATACTCTGA
- a CDS encoding DUF1579 domain-containing protein, whose translation MKIELQKEHEWLQQLLGEWTYVSECVTEPGQPPEKFEGTESVRSLGGLWLLCEGCGEMPGGGTATMLMTLGYDARQQRFVGTWIGSMMTHLWIYDGALDANGTVLTLNTEGPCCASEGKLAKQRDVISLQSPQQRLLTSYLLDDEGQWQLFMTAQYRRKT comes from the coding sequence ATGAAAATTGAACTGCAGAAAGAACACGAATGGCTACAACAACTGCTTGGCGAATGGACCTATGTGTCCGAATGCGTAACGGAGCCCGGCCAGCCGCCCGAGAAATTCGAAGGCACCGAAAGCGTGCGCAGCTTGGGCGGATTGTGGCTATTGTGCGAGGGTTGCGGCGAAATGCCGGGCGGCGGCACTGCGACTATGTTGATGACATTGGGTTACGACGCTCGGCAGCAGCGCTTTGTAGGCACCTGGATAGGCTCGATGATGACCCATCTCTGGATTTACGACGGCGCGCTGGACGCCAATGGCACTGTGCTAACGCTGAATACCGAAGGTCCGTGTTGCGCTAGCGAAGGCAAGTTGGCCAAGCAGCGCGACGTGATCAGCCTGCAGAGTCCGCAGCAACGCTTATTGACTTCCTATCTACTCGACGACGAAGGCCAATGGCAGCTATTCATGACGGCGCAGTATCGGCGCAAAACATAG
- a CDS encoding YciI family protein, giving the protein MKYLCLICAETVMEGMSDDAAAKHFDEYTEFTQAIRDSGHYLSCNRLLPANAAITLRVRGGKVSVTDGPFAETKEQLGGYYLIEADDLNEAIQVAARIPGAKLGCVEIRPVAEDPKTLEALGLVK; this is encoded by the coding sequence ATGAAATACCTATGCCTGATTTGCGCCGAAACCGTGATGGAGGGGATGTCGGATGACGCGGCAGCCAAACATTTTGATGAATACACCGAATTTACCCAAGCCATTCGCGACAGCGGCCATTACCTGAGCTGCAATCGGCTTTTGCCGGCCAATGCCGCCATCACGCTGCGAGTGCGCGGCGGTAAAGTGAGCGTTACCGACGGCCCGTTCGCGGAAACCAAGGAACAACTCGGCGGCTATTACCTGATCGAAGCCGACGATTTGAACGAAGCCATCCAGGTAGCCGCAAGGATACCCGGAGCGAAGTTGGGTTGCGTGGAAATCCGGCCGGTAGCGGAAGATCCAAAGACTTTAGAAGCGCTGGGACTGGTTAAATGA
- a CDS encoding SRPBCC family protein, translating to MKPIEQTAESRELVLTRLIDAPPEKLFRAWTEPALLKQWFCPKPWTVASADLDVRAGGTSSILMRSPDGQEFPNQGIYLEVVPNERLVFTDAYTSAWEPSTKPFMTGIITFTPEDGKTRYSARVLHWSAADRKSHEEMGFHEGWGKATDQLVELVASL from the coding sequence ATGAAGCCAATTGAACAAACAGCCGAATCGCGGGAACTGGTGCTGACGCGCCTGATCGATGCGCCACCCGAGAAACTCTTTAGAGCTTGGACCGAACCGGCACTACTCAAGCAGTGGTTTTGTCCGAAGCCCTGGACCGTGGCCTCAGCTGATCTCGATGTGAGAGCCGGCGGCACCAGCAGCATTCTGATGCGTAGCCCGGACGGTCAGGAGTTTCCCAACCAAGGCATCTATCTTGAAGTTGTGCCAAACGAGCGTTTGGTCTTCACCGATGCCTACACCAGCGCCTGGGAACCCTCCACCAAACCCTTCATGACCGGCATCATCACGTTTACGCCTGAAGACGGAAAGACTCGCTACAGCGCTCGCGTGTTGCATTGGAGTGCAGCAGACCGGAAATCCCACGAGGAAATGGGCTTTCACGAAGGCTGGGGCAAGGCCACGGACCAACTGGTCGAGCTGGTAGCCAGCTTGTAA
- a CDS encoding VOC family protein, giving the protein MNTQIFVNLPVKNLPNSIAFFTRLGYTFNPQFTNDDAACMVVSDTIFVMLLTENFFQSFTPKAICDATKSTEMLLCLSAESRENVDTMVSTAIAAGGTLYKEPQDHGFMYAHGFQDPDGHIWEYCYMEPGAVCQG; this is encoded by the coding sequence ATGAACACTCAAATTTTCGTCAATCTTCCGGTAAAAAACCTACCTAACTCCATCGCCTTTTTTACCCGACTGGGTTACACCTTCAATCCGCAATTTACCAACGACGACGCGGCTTGCATGGTCGTTAGCGACACTATTTTCGTGATGTTGCTGACCGAGAACTTCTTCCAGTCCTTCACGCCCAAAGCCATTTGCGATGCCACTAAAAGTACGGAAATGTTGTTATGCCTATCGGCGGAAAGCCGGGAAAACGTCGATACCATGGTCAGCACGGCCATCGCTGCCGGCGGCACGCTGTACAAGGAACCGCAAGATCACGGCTTTATGTATGCTCACGGCTTTCAGGATCCGGATGGCCACATCTGGGAATATTGTTACATGGAGCCCGGCGCGGTGTGCCAAGGCTAA
- the blaOXA gene encoding class D beta-lactamase produces MKHLFAILILLFAGQANAIEWLDSPELGKLFRDAGVQGTFVLYDVDAERLIVHDRLRAETRFIPASTFKIVNSLIGLSVGAIGSVDEPLPYGGQPQMIKDWERDMGLREAIKLSNVPIYQALARRIGHARMQEGLANLDYGNAEIGDKVDRFWLDGPLRISSVEQSVFLALLARDQLPLSGDVQAKVREIVMLEQSGERTLYGKTGWLNAPNAGIGWWVGWVKNGSHLYSFALNIDITQAADAPKRVELGKACLKALGIF; encoded by the coding sequence ATGAAACATCTATTCGCCATCCTCATACTGCTATTTGCCGGTCAAGCTAATGCTATTGAATGGCTGGACAGTCCTGAGCTCGGCAAATTGTTTAGAGACGCCGGTGTGCAAGGCACTTTCGTACTCTACGACGTCGATGCCGAACGCCTGATAGTCCATGACCGGCTCCGCGCGGAAACCCGCTTCATCCCAGCCTCCACGTTCAAGATAGTCAATAGCTTGATCGGCTTGTCGGTAGGTGCGATTGGCAGCGTGGACGAGCCGTTGCCATACGGCGGTCAGCCGCAAATGATCAAAGACTGGGAACGGGATATGGGCTTGCGCGAGGCGATCAAGCTGTCGAATGTGCCGATTTATCAGGCGCTGGCCCGTCGTATCGGCCATGCCCGCATGCAAGAAGGGCTTGCCAACCTTGACTACGGCAACGCCGAAATCGGCGATAAGGTCGATAGGTTTTGGCTGGACGGGCCGCTAAGAATCAGCTCAGTGGAACAGTCAGTTTTTTTGGCCCTCCTGGCGCGGGATCAATTACCGCTCTCAGGTGATGTTCAGGCCAAAGTCCGGGAAATTGTCATGCTTGAGCAGAGCGGCGAACGGACTTTATACGGCAAAACCGGCTGGTTAAACGCCCCGAATGCCGGTATCGGCTGGTGGGTGGGCTGGGTCAAGAACGGCAGCCATCTATACAGTTTTGCGTTGAATATCGACATTACCCAGGCTGCCGATGCGCCCAAGCGCGTGGAGTTGGGCAAGGCCTGTCTTAAGGCCTTGGGGATATTCTAA
- a CDS encoding YchJ family protein: MTLCPCGSKLDYAECCGPIIDGVPAPTAEALMRSRYTAFVQRKLDHIERTHAPEIKEDFNRAEAERMAEECEWRSLEIRNATEIGDTAQVEFTIKFRRDKQDLVQTELASFRRENGEWLYVSGDLNPKVTQRVVSKVGRNDPCPCGSGKKAKKCCGTTTELEQE; encoded by the coding sequence ATGACGCTATGCCCTTGCGGCTCCAAACTGGATTATGCCGAATGCTGCGGCCCTATCATCGATGGTGTGCCGGCGCCCACCGCCGAAGCCTTGATGCGTTCACGTTACACGGCTTTCGTACAACGGAAGCTGGATCATATCGAGCGTACCCACGCCCCGGAAATTAAGGAGGATTTCAATCGAGCGGAAGCCGAGCGCATGGCGGAAGAATGCGAGTGGCGCAGCCTGGAAATTCGCAATGCCACGGAAATCGGCGATACGGCGCAAGTCGAATTCACCATAAAATTTCGCCGCGACAAACAGGATTTGGTGCAAACCGAGTTAGCTAGTTTCCGCCGCGAAAACGGCGAGTGGCTGTATGTCAGCGGCGATCTCAATCCCAAAGTCACGCAGCGGGTAGTCAGCAAAGTGGGCCGTAACGACCCCTGTCCGTGCGGGTCGGGCAAAAAAGCCAAAAAATGCTGCGGTACCACGACTGAATTAGAGCAGGAATGA
- a CDS encoding YciI family protein produces the protein MKYMLLIYLEEHSLDEADRQACYVESTQLAHKLKANGQYLAASPLQPTTMATSVRVRDGKRFVTDGPFAETREQLGGYYLVEAQDLDAAIAIAEQIPMARKGTVEVRPLIEIPSLPL, from the coding sequence ATGAAATATATGTTACTGATTTATCTTGAAGAACACAGCCTGGACGAAGCCGATCGGCAAGCTTGTTATGTGGAGTCCACCCAACTCGCGCACAAGCTCAAAGCCAACGGCCAATACCTGGCCGCCAGCCCCTTACAGCCCACGACCATGGCGACCAGTGTACGGGTGCGCGACGGCAAGCGCTTCGTCACCGACGGCCCGTTTGCGGAAACCCGCGAACAACTGGGCGGCTACTATCTGGTCGAGGCTCAGGATCTGGACGCCGCCATCGCTATCGCCGAGCAGATTCCGATGGCGCGCAAGGGTACCGTCGAAGTGCGGCCGCTGATCGAGATCCCTAGCCTGCCGTTGTAA
- a CDS encoding VOC family protein has protein sequence MTANIKPIPDGYHTLTPYLVVQGAAQALEFYKNAFAASELSRLNTPDGNVAHAEFKIGDSIFMLADENPHCTDLSPALLGGTPVKLFLYVTDVDTVFAAAIKVGATSTMPPTNQFWGDRMGAVCDPFGHQWLIATHIEDVDPSEMPSRMAAFFAAQAASAEPQ, from the coding sequence ATGACCGCCAACATTAAACCCATACCCGACGGCTACCACACGCTTACCCCTTATCTGGTAGTGCAAGGCGCCGCGCAGGCACTGGAATTTTATAAAAATGCCTTCGCAGCCAGTGAACTATCCCGCCTGAATACGCCGGATGGCAACGTAGCTCACGCCGAATTCAAGATCGGCGATTCGATATTCATGCTCGCTGACGAAAATCCGCACTGTACCGATCTTTCGCCAGCATTGCTGGGCGGTACGCCGGTCAAACTATTCTTGTACGTCACTGATGTCGATACGGTGTTTGCCGCCGCGATAAAGGTCGGTGCCACATCGACGATGCCGCCCACCAATCAGTTCTGGGGCGACCGGATGGGCGCGGTTTGCGATCCGTTCGGCCATCAATGGCTGATTGCCACGCATATCGAAGATGTCGATCCCAGCGAAATGCCCAGTCGTATGGCTGCATTCTTCGCGGCGCAAGCGGCTAGTGCCGAACCGCAATAA
- the hldE gene encoding bifunctional D-glycero-beta-D-manno-heptose-7-phosphate kinase/D-glycero-beta-D-manno-heptose 1-phosphate adenylyltransferase HldE produces the protein MQLPNYSTARVLVVGDLMLDRYWHGATSRISPEAPVPVVHVKQDEQRAGGAGNVALNIAALGAKVSLLGFTGEDEAATALKQLLQQAKVLCLFQAVPGYPTITKLRVMSRHQQLIRLDFEDGFQQVDSDALLHLYHAEMMQSQVIVLSDYGKGTLSQVPQFIRLAKQLNKPVLVDPKGSDFSIYREATLITPNLSEFEAVVGRCADQEQIVERGMNLLNELDLQALLVTRGENGMTLLSKAEDPLHLPTHAREVFDVTGAGDTVISVLAASLAAKKPLAEATQLANIGAGIVVGKMGTATVNTDELHAALQGPRAHHKGVCSLSDLLAERATAKQNGEIIVATNGCFDILHPGHVRYLQQAKTLGDRLVVLVNSDASVQRLKGPERPVNKLDHRMEMLAALECVDWVVEFEQDTPKEVIDQLLPDILVKGGDYTDITSIAGHESVLANGGEVKILSFIEGHSTTAIIQTIKDKTGN, from the coding sequence ATGCAATTACCCAACTATTCAACCGCCCGCGTGCTGGTGGTCGGCGACCTGATGCTTGACAGATATTGGCACGGCGCCACCTCGCGGATTTCCCCGGAAGCGCCGGTGCCGGTGGTTCACGTCAAACAAGACGAACAACGCGCCGGCGGTGCGGGCAACGTGGCTTTAAACATTGCTGCGCTGGGGGCAAAAGTATCTTTGTTGGGTTTTACCGGCGAGGACGAAGCCGCAACGGCCCTGAAACAATTGCTGCAACAAGCCAAGGTTTTATGCCTATTTCAGGCAGTGCCTGGTTATCCCACCATCACCAAATTGCGGGTGATGAGTCGCCATCAGCAATTGATCAGATTGGATTTTGAAGACGGCTTTCAGCAAGTCGATAGCGATGCGCTATTGCATTTGTATCATGCGGAAATGATGCAATCGCAGGTGATCGTGTTGTCCGATTACGGCAAAGGCACCTTGAGCCAAGTGCCACAATTCATCCGCCTCGCCAAACAATTAAACAAACCGGTGCTGGTCGATCCGAAAGGCAGCGATTTTTCTATCTACAGGGAAGCCACCCTAATCACGCCTAATCTCAGCGAGTTTGAAGCGGTGGTTGGCCGTTGCGCCGATCAAGAGCAAATCGTCGAACGCGGCATGAATTTGCTGAACGAACTGGACTTGCAGGCCTTGCTAGTCACCCGCGGCGAAAACGGCATGACCTTACTGAGCAAAGCCGAAGATCCCTTGCATCTACCGACTCACGCCCGTGAAGTATTCGATGTGACGGGGGCCGGCGACACCGTGATTTCCGTATTAGCCGCCAGTTTGGCCGCAAAAAAACCGCTGGCCGAAGCCACCCAACTCGCCAACATCGGCGCCGGTATCGTGGTCGGGAAAATGGGCACCGCCACCGTCAATACCGACGAATTGCATGCCGCCTTGCAAGGGCCGCGCGCCCATCACAAAGGCGTCTGCAGTTTGTCTGACCTGCTTGCAGAACGCGCCACCGCCAAACAAAACGGCGAAATAATCGTCGCCACCAACGGCTGTTTCGACATCCTGCATCCCGGCCACGTCCGCTACTTGCAACAAGCCAAAACCCTGGGCGACCGACTGGTGGTGTTGGTCAACAGTGACGCCTCGGTGCAACGCCTGAAAGGCCCGGAGCGACCTGTGAACAAACTAGATCACCGTATGGAAATGCTCGCCGCGCTGGAATGCGTGGACTGGGTGGTGGAATTCGAACAAGACACCCCGAAAGAAGTCATCGACCAATTACTACCCGACATCCTGGTCAAAGGCGGCGACTACACCGACATCACCAGCATCGCCGGTCACGAAAGCGTGTTGGCCAACGGCGGCGAGGTGAAGATCTTGTCGTTTATTGAGGGGCATTCGACTACGGCGATTATTCAGACGATTAAGGATAAAACCGGCAACTAA
- a CDS encoding VOC family protein — protein MPKITPFLWFDDQAEEAMNFYLSIFKDSKVLSVNRYGDAGPGPKGSVMTASFELNGQVFTALNGGPVYQFSPAISFVVHCETQAEVDHYWQKLSEGGKEHQCAWLDDKFGVTWQIVPNILIKLLSDPDPVKAGRVMQAMLQMTKIDIDTLKQAYEQS, from the coding sequence ATGCCCAAAATCACCCCATTTTTATGGTTCGACGACCAAGCCGAAGAGGCGATGAATTTTTACCTGTCGATCTTTAAAGACTCCAAAGTCTTGAGTGTCAACCGCTACGGCGACGCCGGACCGGGACCGAAGGGCAGCGTGATGACCGCCAGTTTCGAGCTGAACGGACAAGTTTTCACCGCGCTCAACGGCGGACCGGTCTACCAGTTCTCGCCGGCGATTTCCTTTGTCGTGCATTGCGAAACTCAGGCGGAAGTGGACCACTATTGGCAGAAACTTTCAGAAGGCGGGAAAGAACATCAATGTGCCTGGCTGGACGATAAATTTGGCGTGACTTGGCAAATCGTGCCGAATATCCTGATCAAGTTACTGAGCGATCCCGATCCGGTAAAAGCCGGACGAGTGATGCAGGCCATGCTGCAAATGACAAAAATCGACATTGACACTTTAAAACAAGCCTACGAGCAATCCTGA